The Azospirillum brasilense genome window below encodes:
- a CDS encoding type I restriction-modification system subunit M — protein MSVRSLVKSIQDIMRKDTGVDGDAQRISQLCWMFFLKIIDDQDQELELLDAKYQSPIPPRFQWRNWAADPEGMTGDELLAFVNDELFPSLKNLIPIGGTKDRRRIVSDVFEDAYNYMKSGQLIRQVINKISGVDFNNLADRQHFGDIYEQILNDLQSAGNAGEYYTPRAVTAFMVDRIDPRPGETLFDPACGTGGFLTCAIRHMRDRYVKRPEDEQTMQGALRAVEKKQLPHMLCVTNMLLHGIEDASFVRHDNTLARPYISWEQKERVEIVLTNPPFGGREEDGIESNFPQHFRTRETADLFLALIIRLLKPGGRAAVVLPDGTLFGEGVKTRLKEHLMEECNLHTIVRLPNSVFKPYASIGTNLLFFEKGEPTKDVWFWEHRVPEGQKAYSMTKPIRFEHLKECIDWWGGAERQGRQETTRAWKVSADDVKARGYNLDIKNPHTVADDHGNPETLLADLNAAEARASSLRDQLRAILAEAVAR, from the coding sequence ATGTCTGTCCGTTCTCTCGTCAAGTCGATCCAGGATATCATGCGCAAGGACACCGGCGTGGATGGTGATGCCCAGCGTATCAGCCAGCTGTGCTGGATGTTCTTCCTCAAGATCATCGACGACCAGGATCAGGAGTTGGAGCTTCTCGACGCGAAGTACCAGTCACCGATCCCCCCACGGTTCCAGTGGCGGAACTGGGCGGCAGACCCGGAGGGCATGACGGGGGATGAGCTGTTGGCGTTCGTCAACGACGAGCTGTTCCCGTCCCTGAAGAACCTGATTCCCATCGGCGGGACGAAGGATCGTCGTCGCATCGTCAGCGACGTGTTCGAAGATGCCTACAACTACATGAAGTCCGGTCAGTTGATCCGTCAGGTCATCAACAAGATCAGTGGCGTTGATTTCAACAACCTCGCCGACCGCCAGCACTTCGGCGACATCTATGAACAGATCCTCAACGACCTTCAATCCGCCGGAAACGCGGGTGAATACTACACGCCGCGCGCTGTCACCGCGTTCATGGTGGACCGGATCGATCCGAGACCCGGCGAGACGCTGTTCGATCCGGCGTGTGGTACTGGCGGCTTTCTGACCTGCGCGATCCGCCACATGCGGGACCGCTACGTGAAGCGGCCCGAGGACGAGCAGACCATGCAAGGCGCGTTGCGGGCAGTCGAGAAGAAGCAGCTGCCGCACATGCTCTGCGTCACCAACATGCTCCTGCACGGCATCGAGGACGCCAGCTTCGTTCGCCACGACAACACGCTGGCGCGTCCCTACATCAGCTGGGAGCAGAAGGAGCGGGTCGAGATCGTGCTGACCAACCCGCCGTTCGGCGGGCGTGAAGAGGACGGCATCGAGTCCAACTTTCCGCAGCACTTTCGCACGCGCGAGACGGCCGACCTGTTCCTCGCCCTCATCATCCGTCTGCTGAAACCCGGTGGGCGTGCCGCCGTGGTGCTGCCTGACGGCACCCTGTTCGGCGAGGGCGTGAAGACGCGCCTGAAGGAGCATCTGATGGAGGAGTGCAACCTCCACACCATCGTCCGCTTGCCCAACTCCGTGTTCAAGCCGTACGCCTCGATTGGCACCAACCTGCTGTTCTTTGAGAAGGGGGAGCCGACCAAGGACGTCTGGTTCTGGGAACATCGTGTTCCGGAGGGCCAGAAAGCCTACTCGATGACCAAGCCGATCCGGTTCGAGCATCTCAAGGAATGCATCGACTGGTGGGGGGGGGCGGAACGCCAGGGACGCCAGGAGACAACGCGAGCCTGGAAGGTCTCGGCCGATGACGTGAAGGCGCGCGGGTACAATCTCGACATCAAGAATCCGCACACGGTGGCCGACGATCACGGCAACCCGGAAACGTTGTTGGCTGATCTGAACGCAGCCGAGGCGCGGGCGTCCAGCTTGCGCGACCAGCTGAGGGCCATCCTCGCGGAAGCGGTGGCCCGATGA